A region of Neovison vison isolate M4711 chromosome 7, ASM_NN_V1, whole genome shotgun sequence DNA encodes the following proteins:
- the CATSPERZ gene encoding cation channel sperm-associated protein subunit zeta isoform X3, whose amino-acid sequence MSSSESSLNISKHTPHRAYWMEQQNRLPLPLMELMENEALEILTKALRSYRSGIGRDHFLTKQLQRYIEGLRRRRNKRLRLLMH is encoded by the exons ATGTCTTCCTCAGAGTCATCGCTCAATATCTCAAAGCACACACCTCATCGAGCCTACTGGATGGAGCAGCAGAACAGG CTGCCACTGCCTctgatggaactcatggagaatGAAGCTCTGGAAATCCTCACCAAAGCGCTCAGGA GCTACCGGTCAGGGATTGGCCGGGACCACTTCCTGACCAAGCAGCTGCAGCGATACATCGAGGGGCTCAGGAGGCGCCGGAACAAGAGGCTGCGCCTCTTGATGCACTGA